DNA sequence from the Oncorhynchus nerka isolate Pitt River linkage group LG9b, Oner_Uvic_2.0, whole genome shotgun sequence genome:
ttccctctttctgacctgctctctctacctctgaactgctctcacctctctatctcaccctccctctgacctcctgtctctcctcagaCAACGAGCAGCTGGCGCGCTCAGGGACCAACTGTCTGGAAAACGTGGTCATTCTGAACGTGGTGAAGTTCCACCCAGAGACGTGGGATAAAACCTGCAActgtaggtggccatgatggtattaGGGCCAGACTCGTACGGAGGACCAGCAGTCACTGTGCAGTGTGGACAGGATCTCCCTGGAAAAACCAGAGGCAGAGAACGTACAGTGGCTCCTCAGGCACATATGAGGACGGCCCCAAAGCTAGGACCCCAGCCAGTGAGTTTGTTTGACGGTTTACGGGGCAAGTCCCTACTCCCTGGCTCCTAGACAGCCCTCCCCAGATTTTGTCTCACCCTTGCCAATGCCTTTGTCtctcaaataacattttattggtcacatacacatgtatttttcagatgttattgcgggtgtagcgaaatgcttgtgtttctagctccaatagtgaagtaatatctaacaattcacaacaatacaaacaaatctaaaagtaaaaaaaatatataaatattagggccaccaatgtcggagtggcattgactaaaatacagtagtatagaatacagtatatacatatgaaattagtaaacattattaaagtaactagtgttccattgttaaagtgaccagtgattccatgccaatgtatatagggcagcagtctctaaggtgcagggtttagtaaccgggtggtagccagctagtgatggctatttaacagtctgatgtccttgagatagaagcagttTTTCAGTAAACAGTGACATTTGAATGGCTTACTGACAAACTAACATACAACAGCAGCTGTCtcacagcatgtgtgtgtgttactcaggTTTCAAGGGGAAGTCCAAACCAAACCTGTTGAAGCAGGAGACTAACAGTCTGGCCTGTGGCCTCCGCATCCTGTTCCGCATGTACACAGACGACAGCCGCAAGGCAGCCTGGGAAGAGGTGCAGAGGCGACTGCTCAAGTAAGAACTTAGCTAGAGGACATTGTGCTATTGACTTGTGTTAAAACAGTAAAACGCATCCTGTTCAGCACCATTTAGTCCATCATTGTGGACAGGAGTGGTTACAAGTAGTACAGACTGAGGCAAGAACCTGTGTTTTGCTTGCCTGGTCAATCAGACTGACTGCTGCGCTCACATTTCATTTAAAATGAGTTACACTGAGATCAGGCTGGGTTCCACCAGACTAATATTCTGCTGGTCGGGGTCTGGAAATAAGCGCCACACTCTTCTGTAATGTCTCTTCTTATTGCAGTGGGTGTAGTGAGGCCCTGGGCTACTTACTCACGCTGACATCAGAGAGCCACCGGGAAGCCTGGACCAATCTCTTCCTCACCAAGGTGGTGAAGATCAGCAATGACAGGGTGAGTCGATCACAAAGTAGAGTTCTCAATTAATCTTTCCTCGCCTCGTTCTCAAATTGCATTGGGGAAGAAAGTCCAAGGGGAGAGAGCTTGGACTTTCTCCTCCAATACGTTTGAGAAGGTGGAGATGGGATGCAAGGATGAATTGAGACCGAGACTTAGTTGTAATTTTCCCTTCACAGTGACCGCAGAAAGGTACTGGAAGCTCCACACAGTGATGTGCCGGCCAGAGATAGTGTAGTGAGTTGGACCCACAAAAGCACTGAATGAATGGCTGCAGTATGGCATAGAAATATCATACTAATGATCAGAATAACAATGCAATTATTTTACTAATTTCTCTCCATCTGACCAACATTATGGAGGGTGTGCTTTTTGCTATCTCTTGGAATTATTTTATGAAACTGAGGTGTGAAAAGGATGAGTAACGTAAAAATTTCTTTTTTTTACTGTAACATTTGAATTAAAACAATTTGAATTTGCTAAATTCTAAAAATGCTAAAACATTTCAGCTGCACTGTCACTACACGTATGGTCATTTTCAAAAAGCTTGGGTTATGAGAATCGAGCacgaggttggtggcacctttaaggagaacaggctcgtggtaatggggcggcagggtagcctagtggttagagcgttggactagcagccgaaaggttgcaaggtcaaatccctgagctgacaaggtagaaatctgtcgttctgccactgaacaggcagttaacccactgttcctaggccgtcattgaaaataagaatttgttcttaactgacttgcctagttaaataaaggtaaaaaaatatatttaaaaaatgattgGAGTGGAATAGTATCAAACATGGTTTACAGGTGTTTTATGAGCCGCTCTCCACTTAGCCACCTGTGAGGATAATGTTTGGGTTAAAGTGTCAGTTACATTGGAGAACGAGCTATACATTCATTTTTGTTAGATCTGACTAATGAGAATGTACAAAGGTTTAACTCTGCACTGATATGCAATAGAAGTAACTTTGTTATAAGAGACCCCATTTTCCTGAATGCAAATTTAAACAGCTATCAGGTGAACAAAACTTTATCTAAAATAATTTAATTAGGTTGAAAATGAGGTCACATTTTCACATATTTTAAAACATGCCATTAACACAATTTACATTAAAGGTAGTGCCATTATTATACAATTAATAAATATTAGTCTTTGGAACAGTTCAGGACATCAGGCTAAGGCAACCCTAGATCACTTTCTAATACACCTTTCAGAGGATGGCAACAGGCAGGCTTAACTGATCTAACTAATCAACTTCAACAGTGCTTGACTGGAGAAAATGCCTGCACACACTGTCCTTATAGGAATGGAGTTGCCTACCATTCTCAGACAATCTGCATATTTTTCATGAAGGTACAATCTATGCATTTTTCACAAGAAGCTTAATTCTGCATTGCAAATTAACAAGAGGCATTTTCAGAGGTAGACCATGATACAAAAGCAAAGGGCTAAGTTAGTCAACATCAATCTAGAAGCTAAAGCAGATGAGCCTTCTGTGTTGAGGAGATACTGTGTCTTCATGACCACTGACGTAGATGCATCAAGCCAAGTGATGGCAGTGTATAAACGTAGGCCCCCTAAACACTTGGTTGTACAGCTGATGTACAAAGCGTTTGACAACAGTTGCAATACAACAGAGTTTGTCTGCACAAAAATGCTAGTGTTATTATTTTTTGCGCAGAAAAACTAATATCAATAGTACAacctgagggggggggggtgtaaggtTAGCTATGATGGGTAGAGGGGCTTTCCCAGTCCTGGACGGCAGACTCTCTGCTGGTCAGCCTCTCCCCTCGGGGGGTCTGACCGGTCATTAAGCGCTTCAGAGTCTCTGAGGTGCCTGGTCTGATCCAGGGCTCCATGGCAACCATATCCACTGAGCACCGGGGTTCTGGGGCACGAGGGGAAACCTGCGGAGACGCATCTTCATCGCTAGACAGGTCTGCTGGACAAGAGAACAACCGTGAAGAGATGCCTACAACCCATCCATCATCTTCTTAATACTCATTCATAGAGATCTTCCAGGTAAATATAGATTGTTCAATTCTGGCACACTATGACAGCCTCTATGGTATCATTGCCATCTTCCAGGGCCAAGATCTTCACCCACCTGTTCCGTGGCTCATAGCCGGCAGCCTCTTGGTCCTATGGTGGTTATGCCCTCTGCCATGCTGCTCAGTGTTGAGACTGGCCTCTGACTGGTGGGAGTAGTTCTCTGGCTGGTCCACAGGCTCTCTGGCGCACACCCGCTCCTAAACAAGCCAGAGCACAAGATATGATGACGGTAGAGGAATATAGTATTTTCAATGGAGAGCTGCCACTGGCCTCTTCATTTAAGAAGTGAGGCCATATTCACAATGTAGGGATCAGGGGCTGTTTGTGTCAAGCGTCTCAGTGCGGaattaggatcagtttagccttttcgATCATGAAAGGTTTGCAAGGACGGGGGAGGGGCCTGATCTGAGATCAGCCCCACCCCCCACTGAGACACTCGGAGAATATGGTCCCAGTCTCAAATAGTTCAGTTCAGACTCTGTCAGAGGACTTACATTGTGCAGGTCTGCCCTCTTGGCCAGCCGCCTCCTCTCCCTGGCTGAGAGCTGGGGCTTCTGCTCAGGTGTGGGGGGCACTGGAAAGGTTTCCTTCATGGGATCTGGAGACAAATTACttattaaatatacagtaccagtcaaaagtttggacacacctactcattccagggtttctcttacatttactattttctacattgtagaataatattgaagacctCATGTAGTAAAGTGTTATAAAATATTTGTATTCGTTTATTTCAGATTCTTTAAAGTAACTACCCTTTGCATTGATGCAATGTAGCCACACTTTGCACATGATGTCATTAATcatcactgcagagctctccctggactctgccgtgccttgattgtattactgttgatatctggaaatgtgcatgtacaccctggcccatctactgttgctagccccaattctgatttctgctctcataaaagcctgggttttctgcacgttaacaatagaagcttattacctaagacggatcaattgaaagtgtgggttcacagctccaatccagatgtgttggtcattactgagacgtggttaagaaagagtgttttgaatactgatgttatcCTTTCTTGTTATAACCTTTtttggcaagacagatcttccaatgGTGGGAGAgaggcaatctttaccaaggatcaccttcagtgctcagttgtctccaccaagtctgtccgcaaacaatttgatttgctggttttaagcattaaactttcaaatagctctttgttgattgttgctgggtgctatcgtcctccatcagcaccagcctgtaccctacctgcccaaatctctctcctggccccttatactaagtctgaatttgtcctgctaggtgacctaaactgggacatgcttaaaccacctgaccaagtcctaaagcttcctcagattattaccaatcccacaaggtatgactccaaacacacagaaaaggctactcttcttgatgttatcctcacaaataatcctaatagcgatcagtctggtgttttctgtaatggtCACTgttgtaatggctgctcagtgaaacgacctgtcctgatttgtcatagacacttgctaaaaaactttaaggagcaagccttccttcatgaactggcctctgtaaaatggtatagaatcagcttgatcccctctgtcagacgcttggaccttcttttttaatattttcagtggtattgttaacacgcccccataaagaaaatgagaattaaaaacaggttcagcccctggttcgaccgtgatcttgcagagttactccacctcaagaattgcctTTAGCAAAAGGCTCGGCACACTCAAGCTGACTGGCTATCGTTCAGGCAAAGAAATAAGTACACTCAGGCTAtctggaaggccaaagttagttactttaaggagcagttctctctttGTGGGTCTAGCCcaaagaagttctggaaaacggttaaaaatctggagaataaaccctcctcacagctgcccatgtcccttaatgttgttgtggttgttaccGACAAGAAGTTCATGGCTGAGCTATTTAATTACTCATTaggtcaggattcctatttgactcagccatgcctccttgcctatccaacatttcctcatctcccaccccttctaatgtgactatccctgatgcttctccctcttttcccctgccCCGATACAAAGTTTCTCCgtctgaggtgctaaaggagcaaCTTAAACTTGAGCCCCCCCAAAAAACCATCTGGTTAGACCCGTTCAACCTTtttaacctctctcctttctggggaggttcccattgcttggaaggcagccacagttcgtcctttatttaaaggggagatcaagctgatcctaactgttataggcctatttctattttgccctgtttatcaaaagtgttgggaaAACTTCCGCTCagattatggatgtgtcactgcaacctaaaaggtcctcaatgatgtcaccattgccctagaAGCAATATTGTGcttctatttttattgacttagccaaagcttttgatacagaccattccattcttgtgggccggctaaggagtattggtgtctgaggggtctttggcctggtttgctaactacatCTCGCAAAGAGTactgtgtataaagtcagaaatcttctgtctcagccactgcctgtcaccgaGGGAGTACCCAAAGGCTCAATCATAGGCaatcatccatttatatgcagatgatagtcttatactcagctggcccctccccagattttgtgttaaatgctctacaacaaagctttgtgtgtccaacaagctttctctacccttaacctagTTCTGAACACCTCAAAAACaaagtcatgtggtttggtaagaagaatgtccctcttcccacaggtgtgattactaccgctgagggtttagagcttgaggtagttaCCTCATAAGTACTTGGGACTATGGCTAGACGGttcactgtccttctctcagcacatatcaaagctgcaggttaAAGTTAAacctagacttggtttcctctatcgtagtCGCTCCTCTTTTACCCCAGcagccaaactaaccctgattcagatgatcaTCCTACCCAtactagattacggagacatcatttatagatcggcaggtaagggtgctctcgagcggctagatgttctttaccattcggccatctgATTTGCTACCAATGCTCTttgtaggacacatcactgcactctaacACTCTCATCTCTGTATACCAGGCGCAAGACCCAATgcttgatgcttatttataaaacgctcttaggcctcactcccctatctgagatatctactgcagccctcatcctccacatacaacacctgttctgccagtcacattctgttaaaggtccccaaagcgcacacatccttgggtcgctcctcttaagtttgctgcagctagcgactggaacgagctgcaacaaacactcaaactggacagttatcgcaatctcttcattcaaagactaaccctaaccatggaaactcttactgacagttgtggctgcattGTTGTCcctaccttcttgacctttgtgctgttgactgtgcccaatgtttgtaccatgttttgtgctgctaccatgttgtgttgtcttaggtctctctatgtagtgttgtctctcttgttgtgatgtgtgttttgtcctatattgtatttatatatatttttaaatccctgcccccatccccgcaggaggccttttggtaggccgtcattgtaaataagaatttgttcttaacttgcctggttaaataaaaatgacagctttgcacactctggcattctctaaaccagcttcatggCTTCAacgacctggaatgcatttcaattaataggtaTGCCTTGTTCAAAGTTAACTGGTGGAATTTCTTCCCTTCTAAAATCAGTTGTTATGGcaacaacagctcaaataagcaaagagaaatgacagtccatcattactttaagacatgaaggtcagtcaatttggaAAAATGTGCAGTCAAACCATCAAGTGCTaggatgaaactggttctcataaggaccgccacaggaaaggaagacccagagttacctctgctgcagaggataagttcattagagttaccagcctcagaaattgcagcccaaataaatgcttcagagttcaagtaacagacacatatcaactgttcagaggagactgcggaAATCTGTCCAttgttctgatgagtccaaattgcagaattttggttccaaccagtgtctttgtgagacgcagagtaggtgaacagatctccgcatgtgtggttcccaccgtgaagcatggtgggtgacactgatttatttagaattcaaggcacatttaaccagcatggctaccacagcattctgcagcgatacgccatcccatctggtttgcgcttagtgggactatcatttgtttttcttcaacaggacaatgacccaaaacacacctccaggctgtgcaagggctatttaaccaaggagagtgatggagtgctgtatcagatgacacaacctcaacccaattgagggtttgggatgagttggaccacagagtgaaggaaaagcagccaccaagtgctcagcatctgtgggaactccttcaagacattcctcatgaagctggtttagagaatgccaagagtgtgcaaagctgtcatcaaggcaaagggtggctactcagaagaacctaaaatatatttagatttttttttggatactccatgattccatgtgttatttcatagttttgatgtcttcgccattattctacaatgtagagaatagtaaaacccttgaatgaacaggtgtcccaacttttgactggtactcaaGTCACTCTTTCCCTTACAAAAACtggggtgtgtcccaaatggcaccgtattccctatatagtgcactacttttgaccagagcccataggctGCCTATAGGGCGCTCAGAGCCCATAGGCCAccggtcaaaagcagtgcactatttgggaaatagagtgccatttgggatgcatcccatGTGTTATTCCCAACGCACGCACACCTTCCCTTCCTACCCAGGGACAGTAGTGAACCACAAGGGGCCTACCAATGAAAGCACTGTCAGACTCCAACAGGGAACCTCTCATAGGATCCCCCACTGCATTCCtctggggagaacagagtgtaCAGGCTTAGTGACATACACAGACAAGCTGTACAGCACAGCAAATAAACCACTGTACGTGGTTCAGTGCACTAGCTAAATGAACTGGTCAGTATAAACTCACCAAATAATGGTCTTGTTGCTGGGGTGGTCTCAGGTCAAAACAATCTGTAAAATGCAAAGACAAATGATTTAAGCCCCTTACAACGTCTGATAAGTATTGATAGAGCAGTCAACGGGTCGGTGATAAAATATTATTTAATAGTGTGTCTGCGGACAGTGAGTAGAGGTTGATATTGTGTCTAGACAGTGAGTAGGGTTGATATTGTGTCTAGACAGTGAGTAGGGTTGATATTGTGTCTGAGGACGGTGAGTAGGGTTGATATTGTGTCTAGACAGTGAGTAGGGTTGATATTGTGTGACAGTGGAGGGTTGATATTGTGTCTGACAGGACGGTGAGTGGAGGTTGATATTGTGTCTGAGGACAGTGAGTAGAGGTTGATATTGTGTCTAGACAGTGAGTAGGGTTGATATTGTGTCTGAGGACAGTGAGTAGGGTTGATATTGTGTCTGAGGACAGTGAGTGGAGGTTGATATTGTGTCTGAGGACAGTGAGTAGAGGTTGATATTGTGTCTGAGGACAGTGAGTGGAGGTTGATATTGTGTCTGAGGACAGTGAGTAGAGGTTGATATTGTGTCTGCGGACAGTGAGTAGAGGTTGATATTGTGTCTGCGGACAGTGAGTAGAGGTTGATATTGTGTCTGCGGACAGTGAGTAGAGGTTGATATTGTGTCTAGACAGTGAGTAGAGGTTGATATTGTGTCTAGACAGTGAGTAGAGGTTGATATTGTGTCTGCGGACAGTGAGTAGAGGTTGATATTGTGTCTGAGGACAGTGAGTAGAGGTTGATATTGTGTCTAGACAGTGAGTAGAGGTTGATATTGTGTCTAGACAGTGAGTAGAGGTTGATATTGTGTCTAGACAGTGAGTAGAGGTTGATATTGTGTCTAGACAGTGAGTAGAGGTTGATATTGTGTCTAGACAGTGAGTAGAGGTTGATATGGAGTCTGCGGACAGTGAGTAGGGTTGATATGGAGTCTGTAGACAGTGTGTTTGTTTGGTGATAATGCTGCTGACCGTCAACAGGTTCTCTCAGGCTGTTGATCCTGCGCTGCTGCACCCTGTAACCAGCCCGTCTCTGGATGTCCACCCTCTGTCCAGCTCGGTCCCTAGGGGGCTCACAGTAACCATGACCTTCCTCCTTTCTGGAATCAACATCTGCAGCACAAACAATGACTTCTCCATTCAATACTGAATGACATCACTGATCACCCTGGTAaagagtagtgcactaaaaaAGGAGTGTGACAGGGAATCTACACAACCCCAGTTGCTGCATTTGTTTGATGAACACTGTGCTGTTAGATTTCATGTATAACAATCAGTGCCCTGAGTTATGtgccaatggcaccctattccctagtgcacttcTGATGAgaccctacatagggaatagggtgccatttaggaccgGCCCAGTATTCATCAAACAATCACTGTACTCCTTCACCTCTGTATCGGAGCTGTAGCGAGTCATGGATCCTATGCAGGTAGTTGGGCTCTGTGTTCCTGGAGGAGGGTCTCCTGACAGGGGCCTGCAGCCGCAGTCTGGCCATGTCAAACACATCCACCTGgggcctgtccctgagcctggacACAGTATCGGTCAGCCTGGAGATATAGCCTATAGATAGGACACTACAACTAACACACAGCCTGGACCCTTGGCTTGCTGAAGCCATGAGACCAACAGTGGAGGGCATCACCTCACCAGCCTTACCTATCACTCATAGGTGAGCCCAGCTCCTCCCACTCTGACTGCAGTAGCTGGACCTCCAGGCGTTTCTGCTCGCTACGCAGCTGTCTGCGCAGCACCGACAGTTCACTGATCACACCCCGCTGGTCTTCTGGcacgcacagacagacatcaGTATCTCAGAAGTTGAGAGAAAACAGTTGAACTACTATGTGTTGTATTATTGTGGGAGTCAGTGTTACCGGCAGCTCTCAGCTGGTTCCAGCGGGCTGGGACTGGAGGGGACTGGAGCCCTGATAGAGAATGCTCctacagggggaagagaggaaggaagaccACACCCAGTCATTCTCCACTAATCTCTCCTCACAGTCAAACTATTTCCCTCAATGGTAGTGTGGAAGAGGACATGCTGTGGGCCCTGGAAGTCACTCACAGACAGGGAGACGGCAGTAGAGCGACGGCTGTCCATGGACGGAGGTCTGGGGGTGTACTGGGGAGCCTGATACCTCTTCCGGAGGGTGGGGATGGGGGGAGACGGCTCCCTTGGTACCTATTAGAAAGGCAACCACAATGTCATCACTCAACTCAGTTTCCCAGATTAAGTGGAAAGCTTTgaatggagattctccattgagcatGATTTCTAGTCGAAGAATAGGCTTAATGTAAACCGCCCCTCGATGTTCAGAGGGTCAAACGGAGCGTTTTCCAGTCAGCTCACCTCCTCTAGACGTGCTTGTCTCTCCTTCTCATACTGCTTCCTCAGGGCAGagttctccttctcctctgcctctttcttcttcctctccacctctttctttcGCTCCTCAGCCAGACGGATCAGCTGCTCATTCTTGGCTTTTTGCTGGAGGGAGAAAAACCTTGCTCAGTCctctgaaatgtgtgtgtgttacaataAAGATTTCCTGAACTGAATGACTCATGTCATATGATAGCATTCAGCTGATTGACATGTTACTCATACTAGTATCTAGAGTATTGCAGTGTAACCTAACGCTACAGCTCCCTTAGTGAACCCAAGCCCTGGTGCAGTTAATACTGACCTCCATCTCCTTGCGCTTCTTCCTGTCCTGTTCTTCTTCATACTCTCTCTGGATGCGCTCCCTCTGCTCAGCcagcctcttctcctccttctcctcctccaacctctggctCTCTCGCTCCTCCGCCCCCTTCTTCCGCTTCTCTTCAATCTAGGCAGCAGGACAGACAACCAGGGTAATCACTGTGTGTACGTGTATCCAATCACATACCTTAGCTGACTAAGGTAAACCAAACCATCAATGCGCATCAGTACAACATCGTTATTTAAGCTCCGCAATAAGCTTTTTTACGTGACTTAGTGAATTTCAGCTGATGATGTGAAAATACTATTTTAGCCACACAGTGCCGAGGCGGGACATCCAGTACCTGTTGTTTGAGGTAAGCCTTGTGCTTGTCCTGTTCGTGGACTTGCTGTGGTGTGGGCCGGTTACCAAAAACACTGCCTCTGGCAAACAAAGGAGCCTGAACAAAACCTGTTGACAGAAACCCACCAGACAAAATAACATGTTAGCTGAGCCTGACACAGTGAGCTGGACAGGTTGTCAGGGTGCCACTACCACTTTGGGTTGTGTCCTAAAtggccaatagggctctggtcggaAGTAGTGAACTATGTACGGAATAGGatgacatttgggacacaccctTCCTCTCGGTCCTGTTGCATATGCCTTATAGAGAATCACATCAATGTGAAAGCCCCTGTATCTACCGGAGACTCTGTGGGTGGAGGGAGGTCTGGTGTCCTCCTCTCGGAGTACTGTCATGGTGGCTGTCGCCATCTTCTGCCATGTCTCAGGGTTGATGTAGGCCTCCTCATTATGCTTGTGCATCTGGTGCAGATCGGCTGGTGACATTTCACATGATTATGATTAGTAATAAACTTTACGAAGGTTTTAAATATTACACATTCTTCCCTCTGCGCTCAGTCTCCAAACGTATGTCTACTGAAAGGTGAGAAAACACAGAGAATGTGGACCAtagtgtggagggagagaagtgGCAGAGGGAACGTACTGATGAGGTTGCCCCTGCTGTCTCTGAGGGgtgctcctcctccccctctcccccagggGTCGTGGTTCTTCATGTCGGCCTCCAGCTTGGCCTCGTACcgatccctctcctccctgtccagcCTCCGCCGCTCCTGTCGATCCTGGATCTGCAGTCAGGTTTGGATGGAACACTTTCATTAGAATACCAATTATCCAAAAATGAAGTTCCCTCACAGGACAAATAAAGTTATTCAATTCTGTACAACCCAGATGTGCTTTTGTCTTCACTGGTCATGTAAAGAGGACAATAGAGAAGAGTGCAATGGTATATTGA
Encoded proteins:
- the LOC115114368 gene encoding centrosome and spindle pole-associated protein 1-like isoform X7, which translates into the protein MELDNELKKFIQQQKARVAEDTKSTLPGNKEESCCLSLPLGRDYERKKQKLHQELRLDYRHFMAQEQIAFLRAPPDLPDVHCSPRPPVHPKRVPSRRETATLNEGKRGLHRGGHFLVEGSGKEGLRPEDELLLPREKARLVRVDYDSEEDLTEEDLDLMERRRLRQTGSERGEERRRLRRHYKTDFRNISRLRDRRVELPDDYTETRHYADRKETNGSVVPDEDYLEARWGSSSLTPKAKLQVPAGMKPNGRSRSSTKKDEPEFATGLMIGAADADAALQRRKERYRQELQEQIAEQQRNKKREKDLELRVAVTGSTDPEKQADWIKPLGAVNGGDHARKRNDSLYPLGQGVDVPGDELNGRPIEESRERLPPEQPRVAFQSPLLEYSHALGLSSRGISPYSQAIHRNMDTPRIPGFLPHPPSTLADAHRSPYDKVYLYHGARNPLDPNPANYGQILLTGGGQPVSYLSLPPAGPRPSQTQPSPPSQHSGSSHPEPPPHRHASDAAITGSGIGGFPAEQIKPSKQCVLSYKEALRQQGDTRKGSSQLFCQIQDRQERRRLDREERDRYEAKLEADMKNHDPWGRGGGGAPLRDSRGNLITDLHQMHKHNEEAYINPETWQKMATATMTVLREEDTRPPSTHRVSGFVQAPLFARGSVFGNRPTPQQVHEQDKHKAYLKQQIEEKRKKGAEERESQRLEEEKEEKRLAEQRERIQREYEEEQDRKKRKEMEQKAKNEQLIRLAEERKKEVERKKKEAEEKENSALRKQYEKERQARLEEVPREPSPPIPTLRKRYQAPQYTPRPPSMDSRRSTAVSLSEHSLSGLQSPPVPARWNQLRAAEDQRGVISELSVLRRQLRSEQKRLEVQLLQSEWEELGSPMSDRLRDRPQVDVFDMARLRLQAPVRRPSSRNTEPNYLHRIHDSLQLRYRDVDSRKEEGHGYCEPPRDRAGQRVDIQRRAGYRVQQRRINSLREPVDDCFDLRPPQQQDHYLRNAVGDPMRGSLLESDSAFIDPMKETFPVPPTPEQKPQLSARERRRLAKRADLHNERVCAREPVDQPENYSHQSEASLNTEQHGRGHNHHRTKRLPAMSHGTADLSSDEDASPQVSPRAPEPRCSVDMVAMEPWIRPGTSETLKRLMTGQTPRGERLTSRESAVQDWESPSTHHS
- the LOC115114368 gene encoding centrosome and spindle pole-associated protein 1-like isoform X1 produces the protein MELDNELKKFIQQQKARVAEDTKSTLPGNKEESCCLSLPLGRDYERKKQKLHQELRLDYRHFMAQKNVNAAEPGPPLPLGERRAAKEQIAFLRAPPDLPDVHCSPRPPVHPKRVPSRRETATLNEGKRGLHRGGHFLVEGSGKEGLRPEDELLLPREKARLVRVDYDSEEDLTEEDLDLMERRRLRQTGSERGEERRRLRRHYKTDFRNISRLRDRRVELPDDYTETRHYADRKETNGSVVPDEDYLEARWGSSSLTPKAKLQVPAGMKPNGRSRSSTKKDEPEFATGLMIGAADADAALQRRKERYRQELQEQIAEQQRNKKREKDLELRVAVTGSTDPEKQADWIKPLGAVNGGDHARKRNDSLYPLGQGVDVPGDELNGRPIEESRERLPPEQPRVAFQSPLLEYSHALGLSSRGISPYSQAIHRNMDTPRIPGFLPHPPSTLADAHRSPYDKVYLYHGARNPLDPNPANYGQILLTGGGQPVSYLSLPPAGPRPSQTQPSPPSQHSGSSHPEPPPHRHASDAAITGSGIGGFPAEQIKPSKQCVLSYKEALRQQGDTRKGSSQLFCQIQDRQERRRLDREERDRYEAKLEADMKNHDPWGRGGGGAPLRDSRGNLITDLHQMHKHNEEAYINPETWQKMATATMTVLREEDTRPPSTHRVSGFVQAPLFARGSVFGNRPTPQQVHEQDKHKAYLKQQIEEKRKKGAEERESQRLEEEKEEKRLAEQRERIQREYEEEQDRKKRKEMEQKAKNEQLIRLAEERKKEVERKKKEAEEKENSALRKQYEKERQARLEEVPREPSPPIPTLRKRYQAPQYTPRPPSMDSRRSTAVSLSEHSLSGLQSPPVPARWNQLRAAEDQRGVISELSVLRRQLRSEQKRLEVQLLQSEWEELGSPMSDRLRDRPQVDVFDMARLRLQAPVRRPSSRNTEPNYLHRIHDSLQLRYRDVDSRKEEGHGYCEPPRDRAGQRVDIQRRAGYRVQQRRINSLREPVDDCFDLRPPQQQDHYLRNAVGDPMRGSLLESDSAFIDPMKETFPVPPTPEQKPQLSARERRRLAKRADLHNERVCAREPVDQPENYSHQSEASLNTEQHGRGHNHHRTKRLPAMSHGTADLSSDEDASPQVSPRAPEPRCSVDMVAMEPWIRPGTSETLKRLMTGQTPRGERLTSRESAVQDWESPSTHHS